The following are encoded in a window of bacterium genomic DNA:
- a CDS encoding hydroxymethylpyrimidine/phosphomethylpyrimidine kinase produces the protein APQQAVQAAQLYTAGALAHAQRFGMGKLVPNRYFAFTYKEASKP, from the coding sequence CCGCCCCGCAGCAGGCGGTGCAGGCCGCCCAACTGTATACAGCAGGCGCCCTGGCGCATGCCCAGCGCTTCGGCATGGGCAAGCTGGTACCGAACCGTTATTTTGCATTCACTTATAAAGAAGCGAGCAAGCCATGA
- the hemL gene encoding glutamate-1-semialdehyde 2,1-aminomutase gives MSTSDTSRNDTLFARAQKTTPGGVNSPVRAFKSVPGDPLFFRSARGARFTDEDGREYLDYCQSWGPMILGHADPDVQAAIFEAVPEGASFGAPSRREVLLAEAFLARLPWCDRVRFVSSGTEAVMSAVRLARGFTGRDLIVKFAGCYHGHVDSLLVDAGSGLATFGTPSSGGVPADVTRHTAVLPLADEERLRAFFSAHGDEVAALIIEPVPANAGLLLQTPAFLRTCRELTQRHGALLIFDEVISGFRVAAGGAAELYGIEPDLGTYGKIIGGGMPVGAYAGRRDIMEKVSPLGPVYQAGTLSGNPVAMAAGLATLEKIGRPGFYAELERKGARLEAGLRGAAAAAGAVATVVRQGSLFWTVFQAEAPVRFDAIDGARMPTYGRLHRALIERGVYLAPSGWEVGFVSAAHTDEDIDTTVAAAREALAVAVGG, from the coding sequence ATGAGCACTTCCGACACCTCCCGCAACGACACCCTGTTCGCCCGCGCCCAGAAGACCACGCCGGGCGGCGTCAACTCGCCGGTGCGCGCCTTCAAGTCCGTGCCCGGCGACCCGCTCTTCTTCCGCAGCGCGCGGGGCGCCCGCTTCACCGACGAGGACGGCCGCGAGTACCTCGACTACTGCCAGAGCTGGGGGCCGATGATCCTCGGCCACGCCGATCCCGACGTGCAGGCGGCCATCTTCGAGGCCGTGCCCGAGGGCGCCAGCTTCGGCGCGCCGAGCCGCCGCGAGGTCCTGCTCGCCGAGGCCTTCCTGGCGCGCCTGCCCTGGTGCGACCGCGTGCGCTTCGTCAGCTCGGGCACCGAGGCTGTGATGAGCGCGGTGCGGCTGGCCCGCGGCTTCACCGGGCGCGACCTGATCGTGAAGTTCGCGGGCTGCTACCACGGCCACGTCGACAGCCTGCTGGTGGACGCGGGCAGCGGCCTGGCCACCTTCGGCACCCCGAGCAGCGGCGGCGTGCCGGCCGACGTCACGCGCCACACGGCCGTGCTGCCGCTGGCCGACGAGGAGCGGCTGCGCGCCTTCTTCTCAGCCCACGGCGACGAGGTCGCGGCGCTGATCATCGAGCCGGTGCCGGCCAACGCCGGCCTGCTGCTGCAGACGCCGGCGTTCCTGCGCACGTGCCGCGAACTGACGCAGCGCCACGGTGCGCTGCTGATCTTCGACGAGGTGATCAGCGGCTTCCGCGTGGCGGCGGGCGGCGCCGCCGAGCTGTACGGCATCGAGCCCGACCTCGGCACCTACGGCAAGATCATCGGCGGCGGCATGCCCGTCGGCGCGTACGCCGGTCGGCGCGACATCATGGAGAAGGTGTCGCCGCTGGGGCCGGTCTACCAGGCCGGCACCCTGAGCGGCAACCCGGTGGCGATGGCCGCGGGCCTCGCGACGCTCGAGAAGATCGGACGGCCGGGATTCTACGCGGAGCTGGAGCGCAAGGGCGCGCGGCTGGAGGCGGGCCTGCGCGGAGCGGCCGCCGCGGCCGGCGCGGTCGCGACCGTCGTGCGGCAGGGCTCGCTGTTCTGGACGGTGTTCCAGGCCGAGGCGCCCGTCCGCTTCGACGCGATCGACGGCGCGCGCATGCCGACGTACGGCCGGCTGCACCGCGCGCTCATCGAGCGCGGCGTCTACCTGGCGCCGTCGGGCTGGGAGGTGGGCTTCGTGTCCGCGGCCCATACCGACGAGGACATCGACACGACCGTCGCGGCCGCGCGCGAGGCGCTGGCCGTCGCGGTCGGGGGCTGA